In Streptomyces qaidamensis, one DNA window encodes the following:
- a CDS encoding pyridoxal-phosphate dependent enzyme, with protein MTTTTPPVTLDDVRDAAARLKGVAHRTPVLRSRTLDALAGAEIFLKCENFQRVGAFKFRGAYNAASRLTPEQLSRGIAAYSSGNHAQAVALAARELGTTAVIVMPEDAPPSKRAATAGYGAEIVTYDRYTGDRVAIAEALAAERGLALIPPYEHPHVMAGQGTAALELLEEVGEFGALLTPVGGGGLMAGSATAAKGLYPAIRAVGVEPETGDDTKRSLEAGRRVSIPVPRTIADGQALHTPGELTFSVNRRLLDDVVLVTDDEIRDAMRFAFERLKIVVEPSGATPLAALINGRAGALPRRVGVIISGGNIDAGRFAELCRSGAR; from the coding sequence GTGACGACCACCACCCCACCGGTCACCCTCGACGACGTCCGGGACGCCGCCGCCCGGCTCAAGGGCGTCGCCCACCGCACGCCCGTACTGCGCTCCCGCACCCTGGACGCGCTCGCAGGCGCCGAGATCTTCCTCAAGTGCGAGAACTTCCAGCGCGTGGGCGCCTTCAAGTTCCGCGGCGCCTACAACGCCGCCTCCCGCCTCACCCCCGAGCAGCTGTCCCGGGGCATCGCGGCCTACTCCTCCGGCAACCACGCCCAGGCCGTCGCCCTGGCCGCCCGCGAGCTGGGCACCACCGCCGTCATCGTCATGCCGGAGGACGCCCCGCCGTCGAAGCGGGCGGCCACCGCCGGCTACGGCGCGGAGATCGTCACGTACGACCGCTACACCGGTGACCGCGTCGCCATCGCCGAGGCCCTCGCCGCCGAGCGCGGCCTCGCCCTCATCCCGCCGTACGAGCATCCGCACGTCATGGCCGGACAGGGCACGGCCGCTCTCGAACTGCTCGAAGAGGTCGGGGAGTTCGGTGCGCTGCTGACGCCGGTCGGCGGCGGCGGGCTGATGGCCGGCAGCGCAACGGCCGCCAAGGGCCTGTACCCCGCCATCCGGGCCGTCGGCGTCGAGCCGGAGACCGGGGACGACACGAAGCGCTCGCTGGAGGCGGGCCGGCGCGTCAGCATCCCGGTCCCGCGCACCATCGCCGACGGCCAGGCCCTGCACACCCCCGGGGAGCTGACCTTCTCGGTCAACCGGCGGCTCCTCGATGACGTCGTGCTGGTCACCGACGACGAGATCCGGGACGCGATGCGCTTTGCCTTCGAACGCCTGAAGATCGTCGTCGAGCCGAGCGGCGCCACCCCGCTGGCCGCCCTGATCAACGGCCGGGCGGGCGCACTGCCGCGCCGGGTCGGCGTGATCATCTCCGGCGGCAACATCGACGCCGGGCGCTTCGCCGAGCTGTGCCGCAGCGGCGCGCGCTGA
- a CDS encoding cupin domain-containing protein: MLEVKTLDKPDERRDYPRGHLEAVHMTGLDFAVATFEPGWRWSESVAPIAGTDSCRIHHNGYVVSGRMHIRMDDGAETEVGPGDVFVCAPGHDAWVVGDEQCVVYDFAGSMAKEYAKKD; the protein is encoded by the coding sequence ATGCTTGAGGTGAAGACGCTCGACAAGCCGGACGAGCGGCGCGACTACCCCCGAGGTCACCTGGAAGCCGTCCACATGACGGGACTGGACTTCGCCGTGGCCACCTTCGAACCGGGCTGGCGCTGGTCCGAATCCGTGGCCCCCATCGCCGGGACGGACAGCTGCCGGATCCACCACAACGGCTATGTCGTCTCGGGCCGTATGCACATCCGGATGGACGACGGCGCCGAGACCGAGGTGGGCCCGGGCGACGTGTTCGTCTGCGCACCCGGCCACGACGCCTGGGTCGTCGGCGACGAGCAGTGCGTGGTCTACGACTTCGCGGGCAGCATGGCCAAGGAGTACGCCAAGAAGGACTAG
- a CDS encoding dihydrofolate reductase family protein: MRKIIVCTFLSLDGVMQAPGGPDEDAESGFEHGGWQKPVSDDEVGAAIAGWYESSDAMLLGRKTYDIFAAYWPTADPGNPFTERMNSMRKYVASRTLTSLEWENSTLLEGDVTDAVRELKASDGGDINVVGSGDLAQTLMRHDLADEYRLTIHPVIIGTGKRLFADGAVPTALEPVSVATTKSGTVVGVYRPAGKPGYDSY, translated from the coding sequence ATGCGCAAGATCATCGTTTGCACGTTCCTGTCGCTCGACGGCGTCATGCAGGCGCCGGGTGGTCCGGACGAGGACGCCGAGAGCGGCTTCGAGCACGGCGGCTGGCAGAAGCCGGTGTCCGACGACGAGGTCGGCGCGGCCATCGCCGGCTGGTACGAGTCCTCCGACGCGATGCTGCTCGGCCGCAAGACGTACGACATCTTCGCGGCGTACTGGCCGACCGCCGATCCCGGCAACCCGTTCACCGAGCGGATGAACAGCATGCGCAAGTACGTGGCGTCCCGGACCCTGACGTCACTGGAGTGGGAGAACTCCACGCTGCTGGAGGGCGACGTCACCGACGCCGTGCGCGAGCTGAAGGCGTCCGACGGCGGTGACATCAACGTCGTCGGCAGCGGCGACCTCGCTCAGACGCTCATGCGGCACGACCTGGCCGACGAGTACCGGCTGACCATCCACCCGGTGATCATCGGCACCGGCAAGCGGCTCTTCGCCGACGGGGCGGTCCCCACCGCTCTGGAGCCGGTCAGTGTCGCGACGACGAAGAGCGGCACCGTCGTCGGCGTCTACCGGCCGGCGGGCAAGCCCGGCTACGACAGCTACTGA
- a CDS encoding SDR family oxidoreductase, with amino-acid sequence MTAIEGSVALVTGGSRGIGRALVEALYERGARKVYATARDPRTVTHPDAVPLALEVTDPGSVAAAAEQAQDVTLLINNAGASVNANFLDSPVEDVRREFETNFYGPLLVTRAFVPVIERNGGGHILNVHSVLSWIGLAGSYSASKAAFWSQTNSLRLDLKPRGIDVTGLHVGYVDTDMTVGVDAPKSTAGSVAAQALDGIASGAYEVLADELSRQVKAGLAADPAALYPQLTAA; translated from the coding sequence ATGACCGCCATCGAAGGTTCCGTCGCCCTGGTCACCGGCGGCAGCCGCGGCATCGGCCGGGCGCTGGTCGAGGCCCTGTACGAGCGGGGCGCGCGCAAGGTGTACGCCACCGCCCGCGACCCGCGCACCGTCACGCACCCCGACGCCGTGCCGCTGGCCCTGGAGGTGACCGACCCCGGGTCCGTCGCCGCCGCGGCCGAGCAGGCACAGGACGTCACCCTGCTCATCAACAACGCGGGTGCGTCGGTGAACGCGAACTTCCTCGACTCGCCCGTCGAAGACGTCCGCCGCGAGTTCGAGACCAACTTCTACGGGCCGCTCCTGGTGACCCGGGCCTTCGTCCCCGTCATCGAGCGCAACGGCGGCGGCCACATCCTCAACGTCCACTCCGTGCTGTCCTGGATCGGCCTCGCCGGCTCCTACAGCGCCTCCAAGGCCGCCTTCTGGTCGCAGACCAACTCGCTGCGCCTGGACCTGAAGCCGCGCGGCATCGACGTCACCGGCCTCCATGTCGGCTACGTCGACACGGACATGACCGTCGGAGTCGACGCCCCCAAGTCCACGGCCGGCTCCGTCGCGGCCCAGGCCCTCGACGGCATCGCGTCCGGTGCCTACGAGGTCCTGGCCGACGAGCTCTCGCGGCAGGTCAAGGCCGGTCTTGCGGCCGACCCGGCCGCCCTCTACCCGCAGCTCACCGCCGCCTGA
- a CDS encoding vWA domain-containing protein, which yields MTTSAGVAERLTSLVGALRAHGMRIGTGESVDAARAVEELGFADRELLREGLAATLLHGPGQRQVFDPVFDLYFPRGVGGPEQRAAGREDLRDRLADALTADDQAMLGRLAIEAVDGFGSYGSSPESDGWSSYQTLERLRPQTLLARVRDSVRGQGGSTGFADRLLEDEIRRRIDTFRAMVAAEARRRVAERRGRDEIARRAVAPTADRVDFLFAGQDRLAELRRTVQPLARKLATRLAARRRRASRGSIDLRRTLRGSLSTGGVPMKPVLRRRRPMRPELVLLCDVSGSVSGFSDFTMLLVQALHDQFSKVRVFAFVNRIDEVTGLLERGRADPEGLSSRIQVEAAVTGYHGSSDYGMALGEFAERYADAVGSRTTVFVLGDARTNRSDPNLPAVRQIAERARRVHWLNPEQRSRWGTGDSVAPAYAELVEMHECRNARQLSALVARLLPV from the coding sequence GTGACGACGTCGGCGGGCGTCGCCGAGCGGCTGACGTCCCTGGTCGGGGCGTTGCGTGCGCACGGCATGCGGATCGGCACCGGGGAGAGCGTGGACGCGGCCCGGGCGGTCGAGGAACTCGGCTTCGCGGACCGGGAGCTGCTGCGCGAGGGGCTGGCGGCGACGCTGCTGCACGGGCCCGGCCAACGGCAGGTGTTCGACCCGGTCTTCGACCTCTACTTCCCGCGCGGCGTCGGCGGCCCGGAGCAGCGGGCGGCGGGGCGGGAGGACCTGCGGGACCGGCTGGCCGACGCCCTGACCGCCGACGACCAGGCGATGCTGGGCCGGCTGGCGATCGAGGCGGTCGACGGTTTCGGCAGCTACGGTTCCTCGCCGGAGTCGGACGGCTGGTCGTCGTACCAGACGCTCGAACGGCTGCGGCCGCAGACGCTGCTGGCCCGGGTGCGCGACAGCGTCCGGGGCCAGGGCGGGAGCACGGGGTTCGCGGACCGGCTCCTGGAGGACGAGATCCGGCGGCGCATCGACACCTTCCGGGCCATGGTGGCGGCCGAGGCGCGGCGGCGGGTCGCCGAGCGGCGTGGCCGGGACGAGATCGCCCGGCGGGCGGTGGCCCCGACCGCCGACCGGGTCGACTTCCTGTTCGCCGGGCAGGACCGGCTGGCCGAACTGCGCAGGACGGTGCAGCCACTTGCCCGCAAGCTCGCGACCCGGCTGGCGGCCCGGCGCCGTCGTGCCTCCCGGGGCTCGATCGATCTGCGGCGGACCTTGCGCGGTTCGCTGTCGACGGGCGGGGTGCCGATGAAGCCGGTGCTGCGCAGACGGCGTCCCATGCGCCCCGAACTGGTGCTGCTGTGCGATGTGTCGGGGTCGGTCTCCGGCTTCTCCGACTTCACGATGCTGCTGGTGCAGGCGCTGCACGACCAGTTCAGCAAGGTGCGCGTGTTCGCCTTCGTCAACCGGATCGACGAGGTGACGGGGCTGCTGGAGCGCGGCAGGGCCGACCCGGAGGGGCTGAGCAGCCGCATCCAGGTGGAGGCGGCGGTCACGGGCTATCACGGGAGCAGCGACTACGGCATGGCGCTGGGCGAGTTCGCCGAGCGGTACGCGGACGCGGTCGGCTCCCGCACGACCGTGTTCGTCCTCGGTGACGCCCGCACGAACCGGAGCGATCCCAACCTGCCCGCCGTGCGGCAGATCGCCGAGCGCGCCCGCCGCGTCCACTGGCTCAACCCCGAGCAGCGCTCCCGCTGGGGCACGGGCGACTCCGTCGCGCCCGCCTACGCCGAGCTGGTCGAGATGCACGAATGCCGCAACGCCCGGCAGTTGAGCGCACTGGTGGCGCGGCTGCTGCCGGTGTGA